Within the Photobacterium swingsii genome, the region AGTGCTGGGCGCGATTACACCTTCATCCAAGCTCATAGCGATTCTTTCGATGCACTGTTTGGCCATAATCACGGTTTAGAAACGTATGAAGACAGTAAAGTCACTTACAAGTTGAAGGACTTTGACGATGCGGTTTGGAGTCAGCCTGAAGCCTATGTAGCGATATACTCTAAGAGTGAGTAAGCCATGGTGAAGCCACAGAAAGCGCTTACGGTATTTGAATTTGATTTTGTCGCTAAGGCGATAAAAGCGGGATCCGATACCAGCCATCCTAATGTTCATAAAGTGACGGCGAAAAGTTACGATTACTTGAAGCAGATTTGTTTAGGCGATAAAAGTGATCGTAAGTTATTTAAGCTGCGCAGTATTGATGGGATGGAAGTCTTGCAAGTGCAAAACTATGCCGGTGTCATATTCACGCCAGACAAGACGCAAATTGAAGTACTGCCTAAAATTGGACGGTATTTGGATGCTGGCGAACAGGGTATTCAGCAGGCGCGCCAATCTTTAATCACTATGCTTAGAGCATTGAAGGGCTTTGAGCATGTACAAACTGCGAGTGCGAATATTGCAGCGGAAAAGATGCCTTTGCTTGAAGTGTTCATTACGCAATTTCTGCAATCGGTGAATTACCTTGTTAAGCGGGGACTACGCAGTGATTATGCGCGCCGAGAAGACAATTTAACCTTCCTGAAAGGTAAGCTGAATATAGGCAAGCAACTGCGTCATAATTTAGTGGATAAGCATAAGCTGTATTGTGAGTACGATGAGTTTTTACTGGATCGCCCTGCAAATCGGCTATTGCATGCGGCATTAAATAAAGTGAAAACGCTCACGCGAAGCGCCTCTAATCAGAAGCTACTGCAAGAACTTGTGCTTGTTTTTCATGACATCCCCAAAAGTCAGGATCACCAAACGGACTTTAATAAGTTAAAGCTGGATAGGAGTATGGGCCACTACCAGGTGCCTATACAGTGGTGTCAGCTGATATTGAATGGTTACTCGCCGCAAAGTATGAAAGGGGCAACTCATGCGGCATCTTTGTTATTCCCGATGGAGAAAGTGTTTGAAGACTACGTGGCGAAAACACTAAAGGATCAGCTTGCCAATAACGGGTCGGGCTTACAGTTAGAAACACAGGCGACAGGTAAGCATTTAGCGGTTTATCAAGGGAAAGGTAAGTTCAGTCTCCGCCCAGATTTGATGATTAAACAGGGTGGACGCAATAGAGTCGTACTTGATACGAAATGGAAGCTGCTCGATAGTGATGTCTATAACGCTAATATTTCTCAGTCTGATATTTACCAGATGTTTGCTTATGCGAAAAAATACTTAAGCCAAGGCGGTGATCTTCAACAAGACAGAGAACTTCAACAAGGTAAAGATGTCGTGTTGATCTATCCCATGCAGCCTCATTTTCAACAAGCATTGCCAGATCGTTTTGATTTGGATGATGGTCATCGACTCTGGGTTGTGCCGTTCGACATCGTGTCGAAGAAAAGCCAATGCCATTGGGCGGATGCACTACGGCACAGTGATGAAGGTGAGATATTTAATCTGTTAGTTGCCAGTGCTCAATTATAAACTCTGAACATACAAAGCGAGGGGGATGGCGTCTCGCTTTGTCTTCTTTATTCTGATTATCTTGGGGTAGTTTTACCAAAGCTGTTTGCCTAGAACAGGTACTATTCTACACCTCAACACGTCGCCCTGTTGGTAAGTGCTCTAGTTTATCGCCAAGCACTTCTTTAAGTAGCCCGAATGCTTTCATGCCGGTGCAATGCCCAGTGTAGAGTTTGTCTATAGGGTAGGCGAGTAGCTGGCGTCCAATGTTTCGAATATCTTCTTTTGAACCACCAATACTATTGAATACAGGCAAACCCACTAAATGAAAACCACCTATAACGGCTTTAATACGGGTATTAGGAAAGCATGTGACCGCTGTATCAACCATGTTTAGCACCCCATTGTGTGCACACCCAGTAAAGACAACCAATCCATCATCCTCTTTAACCACCATCATGAGTTCATGATCAAAATTATCGAGCTGGCAGCCGTGCTCTGATTCGGTGTACAGGTATTGATTCCCCTTTGGCTGAGGGTACTGTTGATTGATATTCGTGAGCAAAAATATATTCGGCAGTATTTCTGTGTCGTCTTGAATCAACTCAAGCTGGGTATTCTTTTTTCCGGGTAAGTCTTTGTCGGATAGGCCTTTATCGAATAACATTGTGTCGAGCAAGCCTTTGTCGATGCCAACATTACTGCTAAAGCCGAAGGTTTTAAAACGATAATCTTGGCTTTTACACGATCTAAAATAAACTGGTGCAGTTGTATTACGATCTATGAAGTGGCTGACACCGTTGCAGTGATCGTGATGGCGATGAGAGATAGCCACAGCATCGATATCTTGAATGCGAATGTTCAGTTTGGCGGCATTATCGCAAAAAGTCTGACCGCTGCCCGCATCAAATAAGATCTGTTTACCCATAGTCTTAAGGTGGATTGCTAACCCACGCTCAACGCCTAAGTCAGGTCTATCTTCTAAGCGGGAATTGTCGACTAATGCTGTAACTATCATAACGTCCTTCTACTATTTAGAGTTAGCTGATTGAGGTTTATCGCTAGAGTGTGTCTCTTTGCCGCTATTCCTCCACCACAGAATGGGCGTTAGCATGATTAAAGCGGTAGCAACAGTGATAACTTGAGTAAAATCAGGGGATAAATCTGAACCTAAGGTTATCAGAGTACTACTTATGGTACTACCAAGCCCAACAGAAAAGTGTTGAACTGCGCCTTGAAGACCAATCATTTTTACTCGGTCATTCACAGTCAGAGAGCTGATGAGTTCAGTGGTAATGATCAAGGTTCTGGCCGAGCTTGCAATAACAAATACGATGAAGGTTATCGCAGCATAAACAACCTCTAAAGTGCTAAAACCAAGATGAATGGCAACCAACATGGCGATAGACAGTAAGGTAATCACATGGCTAATGGAACGGTTTTGCAAAGAGACTCTGGCATAAGCCTGAATCGCTAGAAAAGAGCCAATTCCGCTAACGGTATAGCACCAGCTAAGCAGTGAGTCTGGAATATTGAGTGTGGTAATTAACATCACAGGGTATTGCGTCGAAACAATGAAAGTGCTCACCACAGCGCTAGTGATAATAAGTAGAGCAAAGCGCAAAGCCTTGTGAGTCGCTGGTGGCTCGGACGTTGAAAGTGCAGGCGCTAGTGAGGCTGTGGATTCTGCTCCTGCTGAATCCTGGTAATGGTGGTAAAGCGAAAATAAGATTAAAAGGCAGATAAACCCACCACCAAGCAGCTGAAAACCTAGCTGCCAGTTTGTTGCTGATGTTGCGGATAAAAGCAGAGGTACGCCGAGCGCCAGTGCCAAAGGGAATGCACTAAGCAGGACGGCGGTGTTTTTCCTCTTACTCTGCTTACTCGTCGCTAAGAGCATAAAGTTCAAGTTTATAACAGCCAACGCACCGCCAAATACCCCAGTAATAGCACGAGCTAACAGTATTAAGCCGAAGTCATTTAAGACTGGTGTGAGCAGCGTTGTGAGTGTTATTCCGACTAATAAGGCAATCAGTCGTATTAACTCCTTATGTGCACTTTTTGCCCCCTTGACTCTTAAGCATATTGCCGCTGCTGCGAGCGCATAGGCTGAAGTCAGGTAGCCCGCTTGAGCACTGGATGTTCCTGTGTCTAATGCGATTGATGCACTAAACGGAACAATGATCAGCATATCGACAGCAATTAAAAAGTGTAGTGAAAAACAGCAAAGAATGAGGCTTATATCACTCACTTTCAGTCTGTTAAGTAGTATTTTCATGGTTGCTTCTTATCAAGAGAAAGCAACAATTGTAGGCGTTAATTTTGTGGGATAAAGTCACCTAAATAGGTTTGATAATCCTAAAAAATGGGATAGTTATGATTGACCAAATCGATCAGCAGTGGCTGAGAAGCTTTCACTGCGTGTATGAAAATAACAGTTTTAAACAAGCTGCAGAGTACCTTGGTATGCCAACTTCCAATGTTAGCCGCCACGTTGCACTACTTGAAGAGCAACTAAATGTACGCTTGCTAAATCGAACAACACGTCGTGTCACACCAACAGAGTTTGGTGAGCAACTCTATGGCTCAACCATTAACTTGATGGGTGCCTTGAATGATGCATTTAAGGAAATCAGTTATCACGCTCAAGCGGTATCTGGGCAGCTTAAAGTCCTAATGCCGGATATTCCTATGCTTGCCGATGCGGCTGTCTCATTTTGTCTCCAATACCCAGAAATCTCCTTCTTGTGTGAAACAAGCCTGAGCCCAAAAGAAGATTTACTTGATGGCTATGATTTGGTTGTAACCTTCAACCGAGGGAAGTTAGCGGACAGCGGCTGGATAGCAAAAGAGATTATGCGCTACCCAAGTGTCGTTGTCGCAGCCCCGAGTGTTATTGAGCGCTACGGGCGGCCGCACAAGCTTGCAGAGTTAAGTCAATTACCCTGCATTACCAGCCTAACAGCATTAAATGGTGTTCCTTGGGTATTTAAAGACAACACAGGCCAACATCTTCATCAGCATGTTAAGTCATCATTTAAGGTCAACAGTGGCACCATGGCAAGATCTGCGGCTTTGGCTGGGATTGGTTTTTCAATCTTACCGCAGTGGTCATGTGCTGCTGAAATCAGTGCGGGTTTACTGAAAAAAGTTGAACTAGAAGCACAACCGGAAGACTTGGTGTTATATGCGTTTCATGCAGGGCGTAAACATTTGGCGACTAAGATCTCTTTGTTCGTTGAGTGCTTACAACAAGCACTGAATAACGGTTGATTATTACTGTGCTGTAATAATGTTTGTCATTTCGATGGGATTATCACAGTCTGAATTTGCACTTACACTTGCCGCCATCAATTAAGTCTGTGAGCGCGAAGTTATGAAACAAACATTCAACCTATTTCGACATGTCAGCTGGATCGCAATCATTTGTTCTATGCTGGCTTCATCTCTGCTGTTTGTGATGGGGGCGGCGAAAACCTATTCGGCTTTTGCTGTTTTCGCCCTTAGCAAAACACCACCGGCAAGCTTAGCGCACTTAGACACCGCTGATATTGCCATTTCATATTTGATTAAATCGCTTGATACTTTCCTTGTCGCTTTAGTGTTATTCATTTTTGCTCATGGTGTTTACACGCTGTTTATCGCTAACAAAGAGGACGAAAACAAACAAATTAAAGTCCTTCGTTGGATAAAAACACCGAACATCGGCCACCTAAAAAACATATTGGCTGAAGCGATTATTGTGATTTTATTTGTGAAGTTTTTGGAGTTAGTCTTAATCAACTTCGATAGCATTAGTTGGGATATTTTAGTGCTGCCAACATCGATATTGTTACTTAGCGTAGGTTTGAAATATTTAGGGCTAGGGCAGGTCGAAAATCATAAAAATGCACATAAAGATAACTAGAATAAGGAAGAATCAGCTCAATATGATGGGGCCGTCATATTGAGCGTGATGTAAGATTCTCTGTTTACTTAATGCTAGCATTCGCCTTAAAAGAAGATTGCTGTGCTGCCTTATTGGGCTTTACAGCCGTTAAAATGTATCGGCGAGTAAGTCGATTAATTCACCCTCTGTTGTTGGCATTTTAGCAAGCTCAATAACAGACGAGGCACCGCCTTTGAGCATGTAAGCCTTGGTTGTGCAGTGATCGTGGTGGAACCATTTACCGTTAACACAAACATCCGTGTAGCATCGCGAGTCTTGTTTTAATGTCATATTTTTAACCTCTGTTGATTGTTAACGCATTATTAACATGCCTCAAGGTTACTCATTATTAAAATGATGTAGATCAATACAGATAATGTTTACCACTATTGTGTTATGGGATTTGGTGGTTAGTGTGATCTAAATGTTGCTCTATGACTGGGTTGTAATCACTGCTTCTTATCGAATATTGAGTTAACAGCGGAACTTTAGTGAACGGACTAATAGGACAATAAGGTTACTTTTTTTCATACCACATAGCAGCTAAGTCTTCGAAAGAGCACTTGAATACTCATTCAGGTGCTCTTTTTTTGTTTGAGCTACAGAACTCAATTTACAGAATGGTGTTTTGTTTAATTTTTAAATATGTATAATATGCGTCACATTATGTCGCATCAATAATGATAATAATCATAACAACAACGACATAGCGTTATTTTGCATTGTGATAAGAGTGATTGAACAGTATGGCGAAAAGAGCAAGCACTCAAGAATCGGTAGCCTTGGCGTTTGAATTACTGAAGCGCATTCCACGCTCACGGAAGGTAACGGCCAGTGAACTGCGCGATCAATTAGAGAGTGTCGGGATCGTTAGAGACATTCGATCGATACAACGTAACTTAGAAACATTGTGCGAGCATTTTAATATCACTCGCGATGAACGTAGTAAGCCTTATGGCTATTCATGGAATAAGTGTGGGGAAGGGTTAGCACTGCCGAACTTGAGTTCTCATGAAGCTTTGCTATTGAGCATGGCAGAAGACTACTTAGCGAACTTGTTACCAGCAAATGTCATGTCATCGTTAGACGGCTTTTTTGCTGAAGCAAGACATAAGCTCAATCCTAGTTGCGATAACAGCAAAGACAGAAACTGGTTGAAAAAGGTAAGGGTTGTTAGTGAAACCCAGCCATTATTGCCTCCAAAGCTGGATGATGGTGTTTTTAAAGCTGTGAGTGAAGGCTTGTACAACGATAGGTTATTGAACCTGGAATACCATAATGCGCGTCAGCAAACACGCACTGCGCTTGTGATGCCGCTGGGACTGGCGCAGCAAGGTTGCCGAATGTATTTAGTTTGTCGATTTGATGGTTACGACAATGAACGCGCTTTGGCTTTGCATCGAATCAGTAAGGCTGTGGTTTCTTCATTTGGTTTTGAACGCCCTAAAGACTTTCAATTGAGCCAGTATGATGCTGATGGACGGTTTGGCTTTGGGGAAGGAGATAAATGTAAAGTGACATTTAATATCACTAAACAAGCGGGGTTTCATTTATTAGAAACGCCATTGTCACACGATCAAATAATAGAAGAAAACGAGCAGGATTATTTTATTACCGCAACAGTCATTGATTCACTCAGGTTGAAAATGTGGGTGAGAGGCTTTGGTGATGATATTTGGAATGTAAGTTACGAGAAATAAAAAGCACTTTATTTTAGTTTCAACAACATGAATAGAATGCCATTTACTGGCGAACTTTATTCGTGGCAGCGATTCCTAATATCTGAAATAACTAAATTTTATTACTCTTTATATTAAGAGTGATTTTTCAGAAATATCAATAATTAGAGAGTAAGGACATAGTATGGCATTACCATTCATTTTGGCTGGAGCTGCAGTTGCGGCCGCAGGTTTTGGTGCAAAGAAAGGGTATGACGGTTATCAAGATAAATCATTAGCGAATGATATTTTGGAATCAGCGAAAAGCGATTACGAAAATGATAAAAAGTTATTCGACAAAGCAAATGAACGCACAACGAAAAGCCTTACTCAGTTGGGTGAACTGCAACTGAAAGTAGGCGAAGACTTTAAAGCGTTTCGTACTATTGCAGATAAGTTACTTGAAAAACTGAACCAATCGGGCTCGAAAGATATCAACATTGATTTCCCTCAGCACAAGCTAGATAAAATTGATGGTTTGGCATTATCGACAACGGCTTACTTGGGTAAAGTTGCAGGGGCTGGTATTGGTGGTGCAGCCGCGGCTTACGCTGTTTACGGCGGTGTCATGGCATTGGCTGCTGCGTCTACTGGTACGCCAATTGCTGCACTTTCTGGTGCCGCGGCCTATAACGCAACGATGGCTGCGATTGGTGGTGGTTCACTGGCTGCTGGCGGCTTTGGTATGGCAGGTGGTGCTATGGTATTGGGTGGCGTTGTTGCTGCACCAATTATGGCAATTGCGGGTTGGGCATTTGCTGCACATGCAGAAGAAGCACTAAGTGATGCTCGCAAAACGCGTGATGAAGTTGATGATGCTATCTCAAAAATGACCAAAGGCCGTAGCCAATTAAATAAGACACGTGGTTATGTTGTTCAAATTAAAACCGAAACACAGCGTATCTATGAAGAATTCCAAAAATACTTTGATAGCTTAAAAGCGATGGATCATCTGATAAAAACGGGTGCGAACATTGACGCCTTTGGTGATGATCTTATTCAAATCATTCAGAATGGCTATCAAGTGGCTGCCATTTTAACCGATATTATTACTACGCCATTATTTAAGCCGAAGTGTGATAGCGCGGGTAAAGTGATTATTAAAGATAATGTTGTTCAAATCGAAACAGACAAAGATGGTATGCAGGTTATTAACGATGCTGCTATTGATGAAACATTAGCGAAAGCGAAATTTGAATCAAAACAATTTGATTAACAACCAATGAAAGGTGGCGGATAAGGCCACCTTTATTGTCTCTTGGAGTATGCGATTCATGTCTGTAACATCTGCCTCTGCACGTACTGATTTTCACTTAATGGAAGAACTGAATAAAACGGTAGTTCAAAGTTTAGTGAGTTCGTTTGGTCTGGATTTTTTATTGTTTGAAGATAAAAAAGGTGGCGAAGTTGCCACTATCCATAACGTGCGTAAGCATCAGAATGGTGAAACAGATATTCATCTTTCTGAACAAGTAAAACAGGAATATCAAAATAAAGGTGATTATAAACCTGCTAAGTTAGATGCTGACGGTAAGCCGGTATTCAACAGTAAAGGTAAAGCAGTAAAGGTTGATCGTTACCATTCTGATGCCGACTACAAAAGCCGTGGCGCAGTGGATAAACAACTGCATCAAGAAGGGCAGTTGTACGATGCATATCGCGACCAAAACATGGCATACAACGAGAATCGCCAGCTTGATCACATCATTTCGTCGCATGAGGTGCACAACGA harbors:
- a CDS encoding McrC family protein → MVKPQKALTVFEFDFVAKAIKAGSDTSHPNVHKVTAKSYDYLKQICLGDKSDRKLFKLRSIDGMEVLQVQNYAGVIFTPDKTQIEVLPKIGRYLDAGEQGIQQARQSLITMLRALKGFEHVQTASANIAAEKMPLLEVFITQFLQSVNYLVKRGLRSDYARREDNLTFLKGKLNIGKQLRHNLVDKHKLYCEYDEFLLDRPANRLLHAALNKVKTLTRSASNQKLLQELVLVFHDIPKSQDHQTDFNKLKLDRSMGHYQVPIQWCQLILNGYSPQSMKGATHAASLLFPMEKVFEDYVAKTLKDQLANNGSGLQLETQATGKHLAVYQGKGKFSLRPDLMIKQGGRNRVVLDTKWKLLDSDVYNANISQSDIYQMFAYAKKYLSQGGDLQQDRELQQGKDVVLIYPMQPHFQQALPDRFDLDDGHRLWVVPFDIVSKKSQCHWADALRHSDEGEIFNLLVASAQL
- a CDS encoding LysR family transcriptional regulator, which encodes MIDQIDQQWLRSFHCVYENNSFKQAAEYLGMPTSNVSRHVALLEEQLNVRLLNRTTRRVTPTEFGEQLYGSTINLMGALNDAFKEISYHAQAVSGQLKVLMPDIPMLADAAVSFCLQYPEISFLCETSLSPKEDLLDGYDLVVTFNRGKLADSGWIAKEIMRYPSVVVAAPSVIERYGRPHKLAELSQLPCITSLTALNGVPWVFKDNTGQHLHQHVKSSFKVNSGTMARSAALAGIGFSILPQWSCAAEISAGLLKKVELEAQPEDLVLYAFHAGRKHLATKISLFVECLQQALNNG
- a CDS encoding helix-turn-helix transcriptional regulator, which encodes MAKRASTQESVALAFELLKRIPRSRKVTASELRDQLESVGIVRDIRSIQRNLETLCEHFNITRDERSKPYGYSWNKCGEGLALPNLSSHEALLLSMAEDYLANLLPANVMSSLDGFFAEARHKLNPSCDNSKDRNWLKKVRVVSETQPLLPPKLDDGVFKAVSEGLYNDRLLNLEYHNARQQTRTALVMPLGLAQQGCRMYLVCRFDGYDNERALALHRISKAVVSSFGFERPKDFQLSQYDADGRFGFGEGDKCKVTFNITKQAGFHLLETPLSHDQIIEENEQDYFITATVIDSLRLKMWVRGFGDDIWNVSYEK
- a CDS encoding MFS transporter, which gives rise to MKILLNRLKVSDISLILCCFSLHFLIAVDMLIIVPFSASIALDTGTSSAQAGYLTSAYALAAAAICLRVKGAKSAHKELIRLIALLVGITLTTLLTPVLNDFGLILLARAITGVFGGALAVINLNFMLLATSKQSKRKNTAVLLSAFPLALALGVPLLLSATSATNWQLGFQLLGGGFICLLILFSLYHHYQDSAGAESTASLAPALSTSEPPATHKALRFALLIITSAVVSTFIVSTQYPVMLITTLNIPDSLLSWCYTVSGIGSFLAIQAYARVSLQNRSISHVITLLSIAMLVAIHLGFSTLEVVYAAITFIVFVIASSARTLIITTELISSLTVNDRVKMIGLQGAVQHFSVGLGSTISSTLITLGSDLSPDFTQVITVATALIMLTPILWWRNSGKETHSSDKPQSANSK
- a CDS encoding YqhA family protein, coding for MKQTFNLFRHVSWIAIICSMLASSLLFVMGAAKTYSAFAVFALSKTPPASLAHLDTADIAISYLIKSLDTFLVALVLFIFAHGVYTLFIANKEDENKQIKVLRWIKTPNIGHLKNILAEAIIVILFVKFLELVLINFDSISWDILVLPTSILLLSVGLKYLGLGQVENHKNAHKDN
- a CDS encoding MBL fold metallo-hydrolase gives rise to the protein MIVTALVDNSRLEDRPDLGVERGLAIHLKTMGKQILFDAGSGQTFCDNAAKLNIRIQDIDAVAISHRHHDHCNGVSHFIDRNTTAPVYFRSCKSQDYRFKTFGFSSNVGIDKGLLDTMLFDKGLSDKDLPGKKNTQLELIQDDTEILPNIFLLTNINQQYPQPKGNQYLYTESEHGCQLDNFDHELMMVVKEDDGLVVFTGCAHNGVLNMVDTAVTCFPNTRIKAVIGGFHLVGLPVFNSIGGSKEDIRNIGRQLLAYPIDKLYTGHCTGMKAFGLLKEVLGDKLEHLPTGRRVEV